The Streptomyces venezuelae genomic interval GGGACTGGTCACCGAGCGCCGGGACGGCAACCGGATCCTCTACACACTGGCCGAGGACCGCCTGGCCACCTGCATCGGTCGGTTTCTCAGCGCCGTCTGCCCCGAGCAGATCGTCCTGCGCCACACCAAATGGCGCCCCGGAGCGCAGAGCGAGGGATCATGAGGCAACCGCGTCTGTCCAGCGTCGTTGAACGACGGCTTCTGGTGAACTACCGGGTCGCCCCGGAAGCCGCGGCACGCCTGCTTCCCCAGCCGCTGCGCCCGCAACTGGTGCACGGCCACGCGGTCGCGGGCATCTGCCTACTGCGGCTGGGAGGTGTCCGGCCGGTCTGGGCCCCCAAGGTGTTCGGGCTGCGGAGCGAGAACGCGGCGCATCGGATCGCCGTCGAATGGGACGGACCGGACGGCGTCGAGACCGGCGTCTACATCCCGCGTCGCGATACCGCCTCGCGACTCAATGTCTGGGCCGGAGGCCGCGTCTTCCCCGGCGAACACGGCCGCGCCGATTTCGAGGTGCACGAGACACCCGGCCAGGTGCGTGTCGCCTTCGCGACGTGGGACGGCGACACCCGGGTGGACGTCACCGTCGAGCCGTCCGCCGACCTGCGGGGCAGCAAGCTCTTCGCCGATCTCGCCGAGGCCTCCCTCTTCTTTCAAGACGGGGCAAAGGGCTACTCGGCCACCAGGTCCGGCCGCCACCTGGACGGCATGGAACTGC includes:
- a CDS encoding DUF2071 domain-containing protein, with product MRQPRLSSVVERRLLVNYRVAPEAAARLLPQPLRPQLVHGHAVAGICLLRLGGVRPVWAPKVFGLRSENAAHRIAVEWDGPDGVETGVYIPRRDTASRLNVWAGGRVFPGEHGRADFEVHETPGQVRVAFATWDGDTRVDVTVEPSADLRGSKLFADLAEASLFFQDGAKGYSATRSGRHLDGMELHTDAWHVEAGRVRSATSSFFDDPDRFPPGSATLDCALVMRNVPASWRPLPTMAANRSARLAR